The region TCCCGGATCAAAATCTGCTACGCCCTGAAAGTAACCACATATATAAACATTTCCTGCATTATCTGTTTTTATGCTCTTTCCGTATTCGCCGGAAGTTCCACCAATTTGCTTAGCCCATATAAAATTCCCCGCCGAATCAGATTTTTGAACAAACACATCTCCGGCAATTGCTGTTAATGTATATTGTCCCGGACTACTATCGAAATCCGCAGTTCCATGAAATAAACCTGTAGTGTAGACATTATTAAATTTATCAGTAGTTACAGCAAAATTAATAACAGGATTTATATTTGAAAATTGATTTGCCCATCCAAAGGATTGTGAAAATACAGTTGTAGTCAAACTAATAAAACCTATTATAGCTAATTTATACACTTTCATACGCATTGAATTGAGCTGTCAAATTAAACCATTATTGTAAAAATAAAGATGCCAATTAACAGAGTCAGTAAATTGCTTAATATATGTGGGCTTTGAATTAATAGTATATAAATAGATGAATTAAAAAGACAATTATTATCTTTATAGTGAAAATGCGTTACTTAATTGTTTCAATCATATTACTGCTTTCGATTAAGCTAAAAAGCCAATCAGATTTACCTGAAATAAGTAAATACGAAGCCAAGTTCGAATCGATTTTTACCTTTATTAAAAATAATGATACCATAATAGCTGCCTCAAAATCTTATCTTGAAAATTCTTTAGATTCTGCAGCTAACGAACCTCTTTTAAAAAATTATTTGAAATTATTACTTGCTCGCACATATAGAAAGGAAAACCCTAAAAGATCCAATGAGTTGTTGGATGAAGTAAAACTATTTTTAAAGCAAAACAAATATTATATCCATTTGCAACTTACCTATAATGTAATAAAAGCACGGATTCTTTATGAAATAAATCAAGATTGCAAGTCTTCTTATAATCTTTATCAGGAAAACAGTCCAAAACTTGCATTTTATAAATCTCTTGACAAATATTGGAACATAGAAAACGAAACCAAAACAGGTTTAATACTATCTTTGCTGTGTTTAGGTAAAGATCAACAAGCACTTGACTCTCTTAAAATATTTGAAAAAGAAATAAATCCAATAGAAAACCTAAAAGAATATGTATTCGCCTTAAGTACTATCGGATACATCCATACAAAATTTAAAAATTACAAAGACGGTACAATATATTTTAAAAAGGTAATTGAATTATTAGAAGACAACAAAGATTTAGTCAGTAATTATTTTGCTGCTCTTAATAACCTGGCTTATATATATCGTACAACAGAAAGGTACTCAGAAAGTATTGAGCTTCTTCAAAAAGGCTTAAAGAAAGCCAGGAGTGTTAATGACGTAAACAATACCCTTCTTATTACAAACAATCTTGGTTTTAACTTCTTACAAATTAAAAATTACAAAAGTGCTGCGCTATTAGGAGAGCAGGCACTGAGTAAAAGCATCTCAAACGAGTACAAATTTCATAAAGCAAATGCCAATAGATTGCTTGGCCACACTTATTACTTTACCGGAGATTATCATAAATCCGAAATGCATATTGATTCAGCAATCAGCTATTACAGAAACATCAAGCAAATAGAGAATTACAGAAATTGTTTGAATATTAAGGCAAAGTTATACTTAATAAAAAAAGACTATGCTGCCGCTTCAATTATAAATAATGAAATTATTGGATTACTGGATAGCGTTAATTTAAGTAAACAATATGAGAGTTTACAAAAAAATCTTGTTGAATATGAGTCAGAAAAAAAAGATGCAGAAATCACCATCCTATCTCAGAAAGACGAAATCAACGCGTTAAAAATTAAGCAACAAAATTTATCCATAAGATACTTAGTTGCCGGAGTATTACTTCTAACAACCCTGGCTTTAATCGTAGTAATATACCAAAGAAGAATTAATAAAATCAATACACTCACATTAAGATCAAAATTGGCAAGGGCTCAATTTAATCCGCACTTTATCAACAATGCACTTGCCGGAATTCAAATCAATTTACTTGATTATAACGATGAAAACCTAATAAATCATGTTTCATCAGTTTCAAAACTTACACGATATATTCTTGAAAGCACTTTTAGAGAGGAATGGACACTTTCTGAAGAAATTCAATTGATTAATCTTTACATTGAATCACAACAATACAGACTTAAAAATAGTTTCGATTTTAATTTCAAAATCGAATTAAATCAAGAAAGCTTAAACACTTATATGATTCCAAGCGCTATCACTCAGATACCATTGGAGAACACTATTATTCATGGAGGATATGATAAAAATAATGGGGGGAAAATTGAACTTACCCTTTCCTTAAAAGAGAAAAGCATTTGTATCTCGATTACAAACAACATACTTGCTCCTGAATCCTCTAAAGTAATGTCAAAACCTAAAGATTCAACCTCAAGAGGTTTAGAGTTAACCAAAAAAAGAATTGAAACCCATTGTAAAATTC is a window of Bacteroidota bacterium DNA encoding:
- a CDS encoding tetratricopeptide repeat protein, with protein sequence MRYLIVSIILLLSIKLKSQSDLPEISKYEAKFESIFTFIKNNDTIIAASKSYLENSLDSAANEPLLKNYLKLLLARTYRKENPKRSNELLDEVKLFLKQNKYYIHLQLTYNVIKARILYEINQDCKSSYNLYQENSPKLAFYKSLDKYWNIENETKTGLILSLLCLGKDQQALDSLKIFEKEINPIENLKEYVFALSTIGYIHTKFKNYKDGTIYFKKVIELLEDNKDLVSNYFAALNNLAYIYRTTERYSESIELLQKGLKKARSVNDVNNTLLITNNLGFNFLQIKNYKSAALLGEQALSKSISNEYKFHKANANRLLGHTYYFTGDYHKSEMHIDSAISYYRNIKQIENYRNCLNIKAKLYLIKKDYAAASIINNEIIGLLDSVNLSKQYESLQKNLVEYESEKKDAEITILSQKDEINALKIKQQNLSIRYLVAGVLLLTTLALIVVIYQRRINKINTLTLRSKLARAQFNPHFINNALAGIQINLLDYNDENLINHVSSVSKLTRYILESTFREEWTLSEEIQLINLYIESQQYRLKNSFDFNFKIELNQESLNTYMIPSAITQIPLENTIIHGGYDKNNGGKIELTLSLKEKSICISITNNILAPESSKVMSKPKDSTSRGLELTKKRIETHCKIHNSEGNTSIIIENEAARVEMLLPIIVSKTT